CTTTCCCACAGGGAAAACTAGCCCCAGCACCCGAGCGTGGGGAGCCCCCTCACCTGACTTGAGGGGAAAGAGGACGTGCTTGATGAAGGAGAGGACACCGTTGTTCTCCACGTTCCCTGGCTCACAGAAAGCCTTCTTCAACTTCTTCTTCACATCCTCCTTGCGGTCCAGAAGATCAATCTTTGAGTCCTGCAGGAAGAGATTTCCGCAGCCCTTTACCCAACCTCTTGCACGAAAGAGGCAACTCATGCTGGAGCTGCTGTAACTTCTTCTTAGACCCCAGTGCGAGCAGAGAGAGAAGTCCCCTTCTCTTGGGGTGCAGCCTCTCTGACCCCAGCCACTAACCCATCCCCCCGCAGAACCCCCAACCACAGCCACCGTTCAGGGACCAACCTCTTCTGACGAGCTCATTTTGCTGCCTGTCAGACCGGGAACCATCGGGTTCATCAAATGGACGCGCTTGGCATAGCCCAGGGAAGGAAGATACTGGGAAAAAGCAAGGAGGTAAGTCAAGGACAATCCTCTTCTGACGATCAGCTTTAACTCACAATCCCTGTTTGCTCCTGGCTCCAGATAACTTGGGGACCCAGAATAACAGGACCCAGAAAGCTATCGCAGGTTCACGAGGCGCTGACAGCCACAGTCAGGGATTTGTGGCAGCTCACCAGAGCCCTGCAGACCACAAGAGCCATAGGAGGACCTGCGAAGGGTGACGTGGTGCCAACTGAAATCACAGACACACCTCTCCCAATGGATTAGCGTGTGTTCGAGCCCTGAGCCAGGCGTCAGCATCGCAGGGGGTTCAGAAACATCCCCATTCCTCACCTTTTCTGCAAAGGTGAATATCTTCCTCTGATCAACTCCTCCAAACTGTGCGTCGACCTTGAGGTACTCCTCATCCAGGGCCTGTGGAGAGACACACACAGCCTTGAGAATGGCCCCAAGACTCCTCACTCCAGCTGTGCTTGACTTTCGGAGATCCTGCCCACGCCCCAGGATCTGCCCAGCCTGGGAAGGATGGGAGCTCTCCAGACTGCCTGCTGACCTGCAGCTGGCCGGAGTCACTGtaaaagcagctctgtgcttgGGTTATGCTTTGTGCTGCTGCCAAGTGTAATATTGGGGTGGAGTATAATGTCCTTGGCATTCAGCCTCACGCGTCCCTGCAGTCCTGGCTGCGCCCAGCACCTCCCCGGCCAAGGGGCTCTGCTGACCTGCCTCACCACGCACCTGCAAGCCCGGGTAGAGCAAACCGCTCAGCAAGGGGTGCTCCACCTGCTTCACCACCTCCGCTCCTGCCTTCTTCGCGTCATGCTGCGTCACCACGGATGAGAGGCGGTACACGTCCAGCGTGTACTCCCTGTGGGAAGGGACAGCACTGTTAGCACCAGGGAGGGGGACATCTTTTAGAGCTGCTTCATGTAAACACTGGTTCTGGCCACATCGAGAGGAGCCAAGGCCTGGAGGCACCTTCACTTTGTTCCCTGAATGACAGTGCCTGGGAGCAGGCTCAGGAGCTGGGCAAGCTCAGGAAGAGCAGAGCCCCAGGTCAGGCTCTCCCTTCCCAAGAGGACCACGCGCCCCAGGACTCACTTGCTGAGCTGGTAGTCAGTGCCCCGGACAAACTTCAGCTTTTCCAGGGGCACCCCAATGCTCTCCAGCATGGCTTTGATCACGTTCTCGTAATAGCGGGTGCGCaactccagcagctcccagggggCCTTCATGTTGTCTAGGTAGGCATGGAGGTCAGCAAAGAGTATCGTCACCTAGTACGGAGGGGGACAGAGTCAGTGCCACACTGCTCAGGGGAAATGCAAGTTCCCACCCAGCAGTGTAGTGACAAAGTCCCGCAGGGTCCGAGCTCCCAGCCTGGCCTCCTACCTCACAGCCTGCCTTCAGGAAGTCTGCGATCTTGGACATAGGCACAAAGTAGGCCACATGTGGCTTGCCCGTGGTGGCGGTCCCCCAGTAGATCTTCAACTCTCGCTCCTTCAGGATGGCCATGAGCTTATCCTCCCCCAGCACCTCCTGTCGAAGGCCAAGACACACACCCGGCATGGTTGAGCTTCCCCGGGAACACGCTGGGGTGGCTGGGGCAGGATGTGGTCAGGACAACGTCCCACTGAACGGCCGAGACCCGAGCCGTGCCCAGGCTCCGGCCCACCCTGTATGCAGCATGTCCCCGGGGTTCTTGCTGGGTCCAGAGGCTGATCCGGGCCCCCTCCGCTACACGCAGGGCCTGGCCCGGCCCCGATCCCCCCTCCTCGGCCTGCCCGGGCCCCGATACCCCCTCCTCGGCCTGCCCGGGCCCCGATCCCCTCTCCTCGGCCTGCCTGGGCCCCGATCCCCTCTCCTCGGCCTGCCCGGGCCCCGATCCCCTCTCCTCGGCCTGCCCGGGCCCCGATCCCCCCTCCTCGGCCTGCCCGGGTCCCGGTCCCCTCTCCTCGGCCTGCCCGGGCCCCGGTCCCCCCTCAGTACCTGCAGGTTCCGGGTGATGAGGTGATACTTCTCCTGCGGGCCGGGCGCGGCCTCCATGGCGGCGGCTGCAGGGAAGGAGATAGCGTTATCGGAGGCACCAGCCCCCCGGGAGCCCGTCGAGGCCCTGCCCGGTCCCGAGGCCGCCCCggtccccccggcccagccccaCCAACCTTCCCCGGGTTGCATCAGCTCCGCTCGGCGCTCGCCTGCCGCGCCTGGACGTCACTTCCGCCACCCGAGCGCCGAGCTGCCGATGAGGAGGGGCGGGGCGTACCGGGCGTtggggcggggccggccgcGCTCCACCAATGAGGCGGCGTCTCGCGCGGAGGGGGCCGAGCCACCCACGCCGTTAAGATGGCGGCGGGTGAGCGCAGCGCGGTTCGTTCCGCCGCCAGGCCCGGCTCGGGCCCCGGCGGTTCACTGGTCTTATTgtagctttttggttttttatttgggattttttgtgtACTCCTTTTCCCGGGTGGGGGCTCGGGAGGGCGCCTGGGCGGGGCGGGCCTGGCCGGGAGGAGGAGCCGGGGGCGGCCTCGGCCCCGCGTAGCGCTGAGGGGAGGAGATGGGCGGCCCGGGGCGGTGCCCGCGGGAGCGGGGGCTAAACGGGGGCCGCAGAGGTAGGGGCGGGCACGGGTAGACCCGTGACTGAGAGAGGGGGAGGTCAGGGAGCTGCGGGCTTGGTACGCTGGTATTTGCCTTCGTGCTCTCGGTGCGAGGGGAGCGGGGGCCCCACGTCTCGAGGTTTTGCGTTTTCAGAGAAGATGCCTCATGTGGTGGGCAAATGACGGGGCTGAGGGGCCTGTGACAGTGGCCCATGACTGTTCTCTCTAGCAGGTGCCCCCTGTTCTCCCTTCAGGGAGC
This Gavia stellata isolate bGavSte3 chromosome 29, bGavSte3.hap2, whole genome shotgun sequence DNA region includes the following protein-coding sequences:
- the YARS1 gene encoding tyrosine--tRNA ligase, cytoplasmic, with the translated sequence MQPGEAAAMEAAPGPQEKYHLITRNLQEVLGEDKLMAILKERELKIYWGTATTGKPHVAYFVPMSKIADFLKAGCEVTILFADLHAYLDNMKAPWELLELRTRYYENVIKAMLESIGVPLEKLKFVRGTDYQLSKEYTLDVYRLSSVVTQHDAKKAGAEVVKQVEHPLLSGLLYPGLQALDEEYLKVDAQFGGVDQRKIFTFAEKYLPSLGYAKRVHLMNPMVPGLTGSKMSSSEEDSKIDLLDRKEDVKKKLKKAFCEPGNVENNGVLSFIKHVLFPLKSEFVVLREEKWGGNKTYTAYEALEKDFAEQVVHPGDLKNSVEVALNKLLDPIREKFNSPELKKLTNAAYPTPSKAKPAEKGTKNSEPENVVPSRLDIRVGKVISVQKHPDADSLYVEKIDVGEPEPRTVVSGLVQFVPKEQLQDRLVVLLCNLKPQKMRGVESQGMVLCASSVGEPRQVEPLDPPAGCCAGERVYVEGYEGGEPDDELKPKKKVFEKLQADFCISEDCVAQWKQRNFLTKLGRVSCKSLKGGSIS